One window of Eisenibacter elegans DSM 3317 genomic DNA carries:
- a CDS encoding heavy-metal-associated domain-containing protein: MKHLLGLFAFAALWTIAPQAFAQSNNKLATVSIQTSAHCGMCEEAITEALAFTKGIKDVKVDLKTKIVTVGYQPKKTNPEQIREVIAKTGYDADDVLAIPTAYEKLPSCCKKGGGH; encoded by the coding sequence ATGAAACATCTTCTTGGATTATTCGCTTTCGCCGCCCTTTGGACAATCGCCCCACAAGCTTTTGCCCAAAGCAACAATAAGTTGGCTACTGTCAGCATCCAAACATCTGCCCATTGTGGAATGTGTGAAGAGGCTATCACGGAAGCCTTAGCCTTTACGAAGGGGATAAAAGACGTAAAAGTAGACCTCAAAACCAAGATAGTAACTGTGGGGTATCAACCTAAAAAAACTAACCCCGAACAGATACGCGAGGTGATTGCCAAAACCGGATATGATGCCGACGACGTACTGGCTATTCCGACTGCATACGAAAAACTGCCGTCTTGCTGCAAAAAAGGTGGAGGGCACTAG
- a CDS encoding CAP domain-containing protein, which produces MKQFQIYGFLMLGLLLGVWPLTSQAQDWTKYGWTDAEIKQCHTASEASYLSKAEREVIMLMNLARVYPQKFVKNMQAMLKAESKNDQFGFASQDFQSSYYKSLVADLNKTTAMSPLLPLKELHQASLLHAKDMGKSGDIGHTGTNGSEMPERVEMYYKGDYRRMGENCAYGSDAPIDIVMDLLIDEDVPSLGHRKAILSKDFSHVGVSIQPHKVYRNNTVMNFLGGIE; this is translated from the coding sequence ATGAAACAATTCCAAATCTATGGCTTCTTAATGTTGGGGCTGTTATTAGGTGTATGGCCTCTAACATCTCAGGCGCAAGACTGGACTAAATATGGGTGGACAGATGCCGAAATCAAGCAGTGTCATACAGCCAGCGAGGCCAGCTACCTCAGCAAAGCAGAGCGCGAAGTGATTATGCTGATGAACTTAGCGCGGGTTTATCCACAAAAGTTTGTCAAAAACATGCAGGCTATGCTCAAGGCAGAGAGCAAGAACGATCAGTTTGGCTTTGCCTCACAAGACTTTCAGAGCAGCTACTACAAGAGCCTAGTGGCAGACCTCAATAAAACCACGGCTATGTCGCCTCTGTTGCCGCTCAAAGAGTTGCATCAGGCCTCGTTGTTACACGCCAAGGATATGGGTAAATCAGGAGACATAGGCCACACCGGAACCAACGGCTCCGAAATGCCCGAGCGGGTAGAAATGTACTACAAAGGAGACTATCGCCGAATGGGTGAAAACTGCGCTTATGGCTCTGATGCACCTATCGATATTGTGATGGACTTGCTCATTGATGAGGATGTTCCCAGCCTCGGACACCGTAAGGCCATCTTGAGCAAGGATTTTTCGCACGTAGGGGTGTCTATTCAGCCACACAAAGTTTATCGTAACAATACGGTGATGAACTTTTTGGGCGGTATAGAATAA